One Methylocaldum marinum DNA window includes the following coding sequences:
- the carB gene encoding carbamoyl-phosphate synthase large subunit, whose translation MPKRTDLQSILLLGAGPIVIGQACEFDYSGAQACKALKEEGYRVILVNSNPATIMTDPEMADATYIEPIDWQTVARIIEKERPDALLPTMGGQTALNCALDLDRNGVLEKFGVQLIGASKEAIDKAEDREKFKQAMTRIGLGSARSGVAHSLEEALACLEEIGFPAIIRPSFTLGGSGGGIAYNRQEFVEICERGLELSPTHELLIEESVLGWKEFEMEVVRDRKDNCIIICSIENLDPMGVHTGDSITVAPAQTLTDKEYQIMRDASIAVLREIGVDTGGSNVQFAINPKDGRMIVIEMNPRVSRSSALASKATGFPIAKVAAKLAVGYTLDELKNEITGGATPASFEPSIDYVVTKVPRFAFEKFPQADDRLTTQMKSVGEAMAIGRTFQESLQKALRSLETGVDGLVGKLDVTAEEAGNVLLRELRHPGPERIFYIADAFRAGWMLDEVHAHCRVDPWFLAQIEDLVQEEMGLAKRTLATLSSEELFALKRKGFSDSRLAALLGSAESEVRAVRHKHGIRPVYKRIDSCAAEFATATAYLYSTYEEECEANPTERKKIIVLGGGPNRIGQGIEFDYCCVHAATALREDGYETIMINCNPETVSTDFDTSDRLYFEPLTLEDVLEIIHLEKPAGVIVQYGGQTPLKLARALEAADAPIIGTSPDSIDLAEDRERFQKLVDRLNLKQPPNRTARSLDEAIRCANEIGYPLVVRPSYVLGGRAMEIVFNDEDLNRYMREAVSVSNESPVLLDRFLDDAIEMDVDAICDGKRVLIGGLMQHIEQAGVHSGDSACSIPPYDLSPELQARVREQVRQLAEALGVVGLMNTQFAIKGEEIFILEVNPRASRTVPFVSKATGYPLAKIAARCMVGKSLDEQGIMEERVPDYFSVKEAVFPFIKFPGVDPLLGPEMKSTGEVMGVGATFGEAYAKAQRAASVKLARNGNVLVSVRESDKSKAIPIARDLLAKGFRLVATRGSARVLEDAGIPCVTVNKVYEGRPHIVDMIKNGELQFIINTTEGKKAIADSFTIRREALQHQITYTTTISGARATCSALSELDAGDINRLQDLHQELGKV comes from the coding sequence ATGCCTAAAAGAACCGACCTTCAGTCAATCCTTCTGCTCGGCGCCGGCCCCATTGTCATCGGGCAGGCCTGCGAGTTCGACTACTCCGGCGCACAGGCGTGCAAGGCATTAAAGGAAGAGGGCTACCGGGTGATCCTGGTCAACTCCAACCCGGCCACCATCATGACCGATCCCGAGATGGCCGATGCCACCTACATCGAACCGATAGACTGGCAGACCGTCGCCAGGATCATCGAGAAAGAGCGGCCGGACGCCCTGTTGCCGACCATGGGCGGACAGACCGCGCTCAATTGCGCCCTCGACCTCGACCGTAACGGGGTGCTGGAGAAATTCGGCGTACAGCTGATCGGGGCGTCCAAGGAAGCCATCGATAAGGCCGAGGACCGGGAGAAGTTCAAGCAGGCCATGACCAGGATCGGCCTGGGGTCGGCCCGTTCCGGCGTCGCCCACAGCCTGGAAGAAGCGCTTGCCTGTCTGGAAGAGATCGGCTTTCCGGCCATCATCCGTCCTTCGTTCACGCTCGGCGGCTCGGGTGGCGGCATTGCCTACAACCGGCAGGAATTCGTCGAAATTTGCGAACGTGGCCTGGAACTTTCGCCCACCCATGAGCTTCTCATCGAAGAATCGGTGCTGGGCTGGAAAGAGTTTGAGATGGAAGTGGTGCGCGACCGCAAGGATAACTGCATCATCATCTGTTCCATCGAGAATCTGGACCCCATGGGCGTGCATACCGGCGATTCCATCACCGTCGCCCCGGCCCAGACACTGACGGACAAGGAATACCAGATCATGCGCGACGCTTCTATCGCGGTGCTGCGCGAGATCGGAGTCGACACCGGCGGGTCCAATGTACAGTTCGCGATTAATCCCAAGGATGGGCGCATGATCGTCATCGAAATGAATCCCCGCGTGAGCCGTTCCTCGGCCCTGGCGTCCAAGGCGACCGGATTCCCGATCGCCAAGGTTGCCGCCAAGCTTGCCGTCGGCTACACGCTGGACGAACTCAAGAACGAGATCACGGGAGGTGCGACGCCGGCCTCTTTCGAGCCGAGCATCGATTACGTGGTCACCAAGGTGCCCCGGTTCGCGTTCGAAAAATTCCCGCAGGCGGACGATCGTCTCACAACCCAGATGAAATCGGTCGGCGAGGCCATGGCCATAGGCCGTACCTTCCAGGAATCCCTGCAAAAAGCGCTGCGGAGCCTGGAAACCGGCGTGGACGGGCTGGTCGGGAAACTCGACGTTACCGCCGAGGAAGCCGGCAATGTTCTGCTTCGGGAGCTTCGTCATCCGGGGCCGGAGCGTATTTTCTATATCGCAGATGCCTTTCGGGCCGGCTGGATGCTGGACGAGGTACATGCCCATTGCCGCGTGGATCCTTGGTTCCTGGCCCAGATCGAAGACCTGGTGCAGGAAGAGATGGGCCTGGCGAAGCGCACCTTGGCCACGCTGTCTTCGGAAGAACTGTTCGCCTTGAAGCGCAAAGGGTTCTCGGATTCGCGACTTGCGGCACTGTTGGGCAGCGCCGAGTCGGAAGTGCGGGCGGTCCGCCACAAGCACGGCATCCGCCCGGTTTACAAGCGTATCGATTCCTGTGCGGCGGAGTTCGCAACGGCAACGGCTTACCTTTATTCCACTTATGAGGAAGAATGCGAGGCCAATCCGACCGAGCGGAAGAAAATCATCGTTCTGGGCGGCGGGCCCAATCGCATCGGCCAGGGTATCGAATTCGACTACTGTTGCGTGCATGCCGCAACGGCGCTGCGGGAGGATGGTTACGAAACCATCATGATCAACTGCAATCCCGAAACGGTTTCCACCGACTTCGATACGTCCGACCGGCTTTATTTCGAACCGCTCACGCTGGAGGACGTGCTGGAGATCATTCATCTCGAAAAACCCGCCGGGGTAATCGTCCAATATGGCGGACAAACCCCGCTGAAGCTGGCGAGAGCCTTGGAGGCGGCCGACGCGCCCATTATCGGCACCTCGCCCGATTCCATCGACCTGGCGGAAGACCGGGAACGTTTCCAGAAGCTGGTCGATCGCCTGAATCTCAAGCAACCGCCCAACCGGACAGCGCGCTCTCTGGACGAGGCAATCCGTTGCGCGAACGAGATCGGTTATCCGCTGGTCGTCCGGCCTTCTTACGTATTGGGCGGGCGGGCCATGGAAATCGTGTTCAACGACGAGGATCTGAACCGGTATATGCGCGAGGCGGTAAGCGTTTCCAACGAGTCTCCGGTGCTGTTGGATCGTTTTCTGGACGACGCCATCGAGATGGATGTCGACGCCATTTGTGATGGAAAACGAGTATTGATCGGCGGCTTGATGCAGCATATCGAGCAGGCGGGCGTGCATTCCGGCGATTCGGCGTGTTCGATTCCGCCGTATGACTTGAGCCCCGAGCTTCAGGCGCGGGTGCGCGAACAGGTTCGCCAGCTTGCCGAGGCCCTGGGCGTTGTGGGGCTCATGAACACCCAGTTTGCCATCAAGGGCGAGGAAATTTTCATTCTGGAAGTCAATCCGCGCGCTTCCCGCACCGTTCCGTTCGTATCCAAGGCCACCGGTTATCCGCTGGCCAAAATCGCGGCCCGCTGCATGGTCGGCAAGAGCCTGGACGAACAAGGCATCATGGAAGAACGGGTTCCGGATTATTTTTCGGTCAAAGAGGCGGTGTTCCCTTTCATCAAATTCCCCGGCGTGGACCCGCTGCTCGGTCCGGAAATGAAGTCGACCGGCGAAGTGATGGGTGTCGGAGCCACCTTCGGCGAGGCCTACGCAAAAGCGCAGCGCGCCGCCAGCGTGAAGCTGGCCCGCAACGGCAACGTCCTGGTCAGTGTCCGGGAGAGCGATAAATCGAAAGCCATCCCGATTGCCCGAGATCTCTTGGCCAAAGGTTTTCGGCTGGTGGCTACGCGGGGATCGGCGAGAGTGCTTGAAGACGCCGGTATACCGTGCGTTACCGTAAACAAGGTTTACGAGGGGAGGCCGCATATCGTGGACATGATCAAGAACGGCGAGCTCCAATTCATCATCAACACGACCGAAGGCAAGAAGGCCATCGCCGACTCGTTCACCATTCGGCGCGAGGCGCTGCAACATCAGATTACCTATACCACCACCATCTCCGGTGCCCGGGCGACCTGTTCCGCCTTGAGCGAGCTGGACGCAGGCGACATCAACCGGTTACAGGATTTGCACCAGGAACTCGGCAAAGTCTGA
- the carA gene encoding glutamine-hydrolyzing carbamoyl-phosphate synthase small subunit, protein MNTRALLALEDGTVFRGMSIGAEDCSIGEVVFNTSMTGYQEILTDPSYARQIVTLTYPHIGNVGINHEDLESAGVYASGLVVRDVPARFSNWRAENSLSEFLKERNVVGIAGIDTRKLTRILRDKGALRGCLIAGKEIDPDFAIAKAREFPGLQGMDLAREVTAPESYAWSETSWRLGQGCGERETNRLHVVAYDFGVKRNILRLLADRGCRLTVVSAVTSAREVMALKPDGVFLSNGPGDPEPCDYAIRAIREFLEIRIPVFGICLGHQLLALASGARTMKMKFGHHGANHPVQELDSGRVLITSQNHGFAVDEASLPENVRPTYRSLFDGSLQGIELADRPAFGFQGHPEASPGPHDLTPLFDRFINSMVCRHDGRSAGAMPAG, encoded by the coding sequence TTGAACACGCGCGCATTGTTGGCCTTGGAAGACGGAACCGTTTTTCGGGGTATGTCCATCGGGGCGGAAGATTGCTCCATCGGTGAAGTAGTCTTCAATACATCCATGACCGGCTACCAGGAAATCCTGACGGACCCGTCGTACGCACGTCAGATCGTGACACTTACCTATCCGCATATCGGTAATGTCGGTATTAACCACGAGGACCTCGAGTCTGCGGGCGTGTATGCCAGCGGCCTGGTGGTGCGCGACGTGCCCGCTCGCTTCAGCAATTGGCGTGCCGAGAACAGTCTCTCGGAATTTCTGAAAGAGAGAAATGTGGTGGGCATCGCCGGAATAGACACCCGCAAATTGACCCGTATCCTTCGAGATAAAGGCGCCCTGCGCGGTTGTCTGATAGCCGGAAAAGAGATCGACCCGGATTTCGCTATCGCCAAAGCTCGGGAATTTCCGGGATTGCAAGGCATGGACCTGGCCAGGGAGGTCACAGCGCCCGAGAGCTATGCCTGGTCGGAAACCTCCTGGCGTCTCGGACAGGGATGCGGCGAACGCGAGACCAATCGACTCCACGTCGTGGCCTACGATTTCGGCGTCAAGCGCAATATTCTTCGCTTATTGGCCGATCGGGGCTGCCGGCTGACGGTTGTTTCAGCCGTCACATCGGCCCGTGAGGTGATGGCGTTGAAGCCGGACGGCGTCTTTTTGTCGAACGGACCGGGCGATCCGGAACCCTGCGATTATGCCATCCGGGCGATCCGCGAATTTCTGGAAATCCGGATTCCGGTGTTCGGTATATGCCTGGGCCATCAGTTGTTGGCTTTGGCGAGCGGCGCAAGAACGATGAAAATGAAGTTCGGCCATCACGGTGCCAACCACCCCGTACAGGAGCTTGATTCCGGAAGAGTGTTGATCACTAGCCAAAACCATGGCTTTGCCGTGGACGAAGCCAGCCTCCCGGAGAATGTCCGACCGACTTATCGTTCGCTCTTCGACGGCAGTCTGCAAGGAATCGAATTGGCCGATCGGCCGGCCTTCGGATTCCAGGGCCATCCCGAGGCAAGTCCCGGTCCACACGATTTGACGCCATTGTTCGACCGCTTCATCAATAGCATGGTCTGCCGGCATGACGGCCGCTCGGCCGGAGCCATGCCGGCGGGCTGA
- a CDS encoding CDGSH iron-sulfur domain-containing protein — MSEPTIAQKAPYALDLEPGKYWWCSCGRSVKQPFCDGSHQGTEFSPVAFELTEAKKVWLCGCKHTEKQPMCDGAHAKL, encoded by the coding sequence ATGTCCGAACCGACAATCGCGCAAAAGGCTCCCTACGCTTTGGATCTGGAGCCGGGCAAATACTGGTGGTGTTCCTGCGGTCGGTCAGTCAAGCAGCCGTTTTGCGATGGTTCCCATCAGGGTACGGAGTTTTCGCCGGTCGCCTTCGAATTGACCGAGGCGAAGAAGGTCTGGCTCTGTGGTTGCAAGCATACCGAAAAACAGCCGATGTGCGACGGTGCCCACGCTAAATTGTAA
- the metA gene encoding homoserine O-succinyltransferase MetA: MPLVAHTDLPTFRRLRDEGQEILSVERARHQDIREMHIGLLNMMPDSALEATERQFFRLVGAANPIVQFHMHPFTIGGIQRSEQAQNHIERYYETFEQIRRDGLDGLIVSGANVTRAHLQDEAFWKPLTEVFDWAAQSVTSVLCSCLATHALFQYSYGVERTHLGFKRWGVYSHRVVERRHPLVADINTRFDVPHSRYNEIFREDMETAGLKVLVESEEAGVHLAVSPDFLRVVYFQGHPEYDTISLLKEYKREAMRHYYGEREDYPPFPEHYFNLDVGALLNEYGQLLRSARRLGKASPEFPEAEVIRHLDNTWRDTAKAVFNNWLGCIYQVTDQDRRKPFMDHVDPDNPLGLRI, translated from the coding sequence ATGCCTTTGGTAGCCCACACCGACTTGCCCACGTTCAGGCGCTTAAGGGACGAGGGACAGGAGATACTTTCGGTCGAGCGTGCTCGCCATCAGGATATCCGCGAAATGCATATCGGGCTTCTCAATATGATGCCGGATTCCGCGCTGGAGGCGACCGAGCGGCAATTTTTCCGCCTGGTGGGCGCTGCCAATCCGATCGTCCAGTTTCACATGCATCCGTTTACGATCGGCGGTATACAGCGAAGCGAACAGGCGCAAAACCATATCGAACGCTACTACGAAACTTTCGAGCAGATCAGGCGTGACGGGCTGGACGGCCTGATCGTGAGCGGCGCCAACGTAACTCGGGCCCATCTTCAGGACGAAGCGTTCTGGAAGCCTTTGACCGAAGTGTTCGACTGGGCGGCACAAAGCGTAACATCGGTATTGTGCTCCTGTCTGGCTACGCACGCGCTGTTTCAGTACAGCTACGGGGTGGAGCGCACCCATTTGGGCTTCAAGCGTTGGGGCGTGTATTCCCATCGGGTGGTCGAGCGTCGCCATCCGCTGGTCGCCGATATCAACACCCGTTTCGACGTGCCTCATTCCCGCTACAACGAAATTTTTCGGGAGGATATGGAGACGGCTGGGCTTAAGGTCCTGGTGGAAAGCGAGGAAGCCGGCGTACATCTGGCGGTTAGTCCGGACTTTTTGCGCGTCGTGTATTTCCAGGGGCATCCGGAGTACGACACGATCAGTTTGTTGAAAGAGTACAAGCGCGAAGCGATGCGTCATTATTACGGCGAGCGAGAGGATTATCCGCCGTTTCCGGAACATTATTTCAATCTCGACGTGGGCGCCTTGCTAAACGAGTACGGTCAGCTTCTCCGAAGCGCCAGGCGCCTCGGCAAGGCGTCTCCGGAGTTTCCGGAAGCCGAGGTCATCAGACATCTGGACAACACCTGGCGGGATACGGCGAAGGCAGTGTTCAACAACTGGCTGGGATGTATATACCAGGTCACCGACCAAGACCGCCGAAAACCGTTCATGGATCATGTTGATCCGGATAATCCGCTGGGGCTGAGAATCTGA
- a CDS encoding ATPase has translation MRMSPKDFDEWETKRITLLGMSGVGKTTLADSLPKKTWFHYSGDYRIGTRYLDEPILDNIKRQAMEVPFLRDLLRSDSIYIRSNITVDNLTPVSTFLGKIGDPTRGGLTLAEFKRRQALHRKAEIAAMRDVPAFIEKADSIYGYKHFINDAGGSVSELEDPDTIRILAEHTIILYIRTTPELEHLLIERAQRDPKPLYYREEFLDQHLAEFMADKNYSAIEKIPPDEFVSWVFPRLFRSRLPNYQAIADEYGYTVDANAVANVRGESDFIRLVMDALASRAR, from the coding sequence ATGAGAATGAGCCCCAAGGACTTCGATGAATGGGAGACCAAACGCATCACCCTTCTGGGCATGTCCGGCGTAGGTAAAACGACGCTGGCCGATAGCCTACCGAAAAAAACCTGGTTCCATTACTCGGGCGATTATCGGATCGGCACTCGTTACCTGGACGAGCCGATTCTGGACAATATCAAGCGACAGGCCATGGAGGTGCCGTTTTTGCGCGATTTGTTGCGCTCGGATTCGATTTACATCCGCAGCAACATTACCGTGGACAACTTGACACCGGTTTCGACGTTCCTCGGCAAGATCGGCGATCCGACCAGGGGCGGACTAACGTTGGCCGAGTTCAAACGTCGCCAGGCCTTGCACCGGAAGGCCGAGATCGCCGCGATGCGCGACGTACCTGCATTTATAGAAAAAGCCGACTCCATATACGGCTACAAGCATTTCATCAATGACGCCGGCGGCAGTGTCAGCGAGCTGGAAGATCCGGATACGATCAGGATTCTTGCCGAGCACACGATTATTCTGTATATCAGGACTACTCCCGAGTTGGAGCATCTTTTGATCGAGCGTGCTCAGCGGGATCCCAAGCCCTTGTACTATCGGGAGGAGTTCTTGGATCAGCACCTCGCCGAATTCATGGCGGACAAAAATTATTCGGCCATCGAGAAGATTCCGCCGGACGAATTCGTTTCTTGGGTGTTTCCCCGGCTATTCCGCTCGCGGTTGCCCAATTATCAGGCTATTGCCGACGAATACGGCTACACCGTCGATGCCAATGCCGTTGCCAATGTGCGGGGCGAGAGCGATTTCATTCGCCTCGTCATGGACGCGTTGGCGTCCCGAGCGCGTTAA
- the fnr gene encoding fumarate/nitrate reduction transcriptional regulator Fnr, with the protein MTDTPSRNLKTKLQVTCQNCSLTSLCIPRGLAREDIERISRIVSRKKTLQRGEHLFHEGDKFRGVLAIKGGTAKTVIYDTQGYEFITGYLLPGELLGFDAVATNHHKCSAIALETLSYCELPADQLDQLCHEVPNLLREMFRHASAKLDEETDQVIINKRAAEDRVAMFILNLSDRLRKRGFSPTEFNLTLTRQEIGNFLGLALETVSRTLRNLEDAGLIRVHNKRIHILDLEALRATYAHR; encoded by the coding sequence GTGACTGATACACCTTCGCGCAATCTTAAAACAAAGCTGCAGGTTACCTGTCAGAACTGCAGTCTGACTTCATTATGCATCCCCCGGGGACTAGCCCGGGAGGATATTGAACGCATAAGCCGCATCGTCTCCCGCAAGAAAACTCTTCAGCGAGGCGAGCATCTTTTCCACGAAGGCGATAAATTTCGCGGCGTGCTCGCGATCAAGGGAGGAACGGCAAAAACCGTCATATACGATACCCAAGGCTATGAATTCATCACGGGCTATCTATTACCGGGGGAACTGCTTGGGTTCGATGCAGTGGCCACCAATCATCACAAATGCTCCGCCATTGCTCTCGAAACTTTGAGCTACTGCGAACTCCCCGCCGATCAGCTCGACCAATTGTGTCATGAAGTACCGAATTTGCTGCGGGAAATGTTCCGCCATGCGAGCGCCAAGCTGGACGAGGAAACGGACCAGGTGATCATCAATAAGCGCGCGGCGGAAGACCGGGTTGCGATGTTTATCCTGAATCTTTCCGACCGCCTACGGAAACGAGGTTTTTCGCCGACGGAGTTCAATCTCACGTTGACTCGGCAGGAAATAGGCAATTTTCTGGGGCTAGCTCTCGAAACAGTCAGCCGCACCTTGCGCAATCTTGAAGATGCGGGGCTAATCAGGGTACACAACAAACGCATTCATATACTGGACCTGGAGGCACTCAGAGCCACATATGCCCATCGTTAA
- a CDS encoding plastocyanin/azurin family copper-binding protein, with product MIFAKKAMLAAAGVAMLASAVVNAETIEVKGQGVKFAPEVIHAKVGDVISFRNMATHFVESVEGMWPEGAPKMLSAMGADYDYAVEKEGVYVFKCPPHWGARMGAVMVVGEPADLDATVAKYLEVAESVKEAKPAKGLLKKFKESGK from the coding sequence ATGATTTTTGCTAAGAAAGCGATGCTCGCAGCAGCGGGCGTGGCGATGTTGGCATCGGCCGTCGTCAACGCAGAAACGATCGAAGTAAAAGGCCAGGGTGTAAAATTTGCGCCTGAAGTTATTCATGCAAAGGTTGGAGATGTAATTTCGTTCCGCAATATGGCGACCCATTTCGTGGAGAGCGTAGAAGGCATGTGGCCGGAAGGGGCTCCGAAAATGTTGTCCGCAATGGGTGCGGACTACGATTATGCTGTCGAGAAAGAAGGCGTGTACGTGTTCAAGTGCCCGCCGCACTGGGGTGCTCGTATGGGCGCCGTTATGGTAGTGGGCGAGCCGGCCGACCTTGACGCTACGGTGGCGAAATACCTTGAGGTTGCTGAGTCCGTTAAAGAAGCGAAGCCCGCAAAAGGCCTTCTGAAAAAATTCAAAGAATCCGGTAAATAA
- a CDS encoding D-alanyl-D-alanine carboxypeptidase: protein MHWLEYNHLFVLAILVLACGIFLAPRVEAAPYAALVVEVESERSLFERNADELRYPASLTKMMTLYLVFEALANGRITRDTVFKASKYAVLRPPSRLGLKAGDSITVEQGILALVTRSANDAAAVIAEGMAGSESAFAQLMTAKARQLGMSRTVYRNASGLPDPNQVTTAWDVFRLSKSLYKDFPQFYRYFSTTRFQFDGRSYHNHNHLLNSYPGADGIKTGFVNASGFNLAASARRGGNRLIGVVFGGSSAAARDAHMRDILDHGFAQLEGFEHEVQTASFDQPEPPVLLSRPQLPERSVERPSDKKRLKLAGRKARSADEGDGREKAGAARASQAWHVQVGAFSVEKAAKRRLTQALKLAPYPLRHARAAVTVRRQGGKKLYLSIFNGMAKKDATAACKALKSKHIECISGRTSK, encoded by the coding sequence ATGCATTGGCTTGAGTACAATCACCTCTTCGTTTTGGCAATCTTGGTCTTGGCATGCGGAATTTTTCTCGCTCCCCGGGTTGAGGCCGCTCCTTATGCCGCTCTCGTGGTGGAAGTCGAAAGCGAGCGTTCCTTGTTCGAACGGAATGCCGACGAATTGAGGTATCCGGCATCGCTAACCAAGATGATGACGCTGTATCTGGTCTTCGAAGCCCTGGCGAATGGCCGTATTACCCGTGACACCGTGTTCAAGGCTTCGAAGTATGCCGTTCTGCGCCCGCCCTCGCGGTTAGGGTTGAAGGCAGGCGATTCAATTACGGTCGAACAGGGCATATTGGCTTTGGTGACGCGGTCCGCAAATGATGCGGCCGCCGTAATTGCCGAGGGAATGGCCGGTTCGGAGTCTGCGTTTGCGCAGTTGATGACCGCGAAAGCGCGGCAACTGGGAATGAGCCGTACCGTTTACAGAAATGCCTCGGGCTTGCCCGATCCCAACCAGGTCACCACGGCTTGGGATGTGTTCAGGCTGAGCAAGTCCTTGTACAAGGATTTTCCTCAATTCTATCGCTACTTCTCTACGACCCGCTTCCAGTTCGACGGTCGCAGCTATCATAACCACAATCACCTTCTAAACAGCTACCCGGGAGCGGACGGGATCAAGACGGGATTTGTCAATGCATCCGGTTTTAACCTGGCGGCGTCTGCTCGGCGTGGCGGAAACCGGCTGATCGGCGTGGTTTTCGGAGGATCTAGCGCCGCAGCCAGGGATGCCCATATGCGGGACATACTCGACCACGGATTTGCCCAGCTCGAAGGGTTCGAGCATGAGGTCCAAACCGCCTCTTTCGATCAACCGGAACCCCCTGTCTTACTCTCGCGTCCGCAGTTGCCCGAACGCTCGGTCGAGAGGCCGAGTGACAAAAAACGCCTTAAATTGGCCGGCAGGAAAGCCCGCTCAGCCGATGAAGGCGATGGGCGCGAGAAGGCGGGCGCCGCTCGCGCAAGTCAGGCGTGGCATGTTCAGGTAGGTGCATTTTCCGTCGAGAAGGCCGCGAAGCGGCGGCTCACGCAGGCATTAAAGCTCGCTCCATATCCGCTCCGTCATGCGCGTGCAGCTGTTACCGTACGTAGGCAGGGCGGGAAAAAGCTTTATCTGTCCATTTTTAACGGGATGGCCAAAAAAGATGCGACTGCAGCTTGCAAGGCGCTCAAGTCCAAGCATATAGAATGCATTTCAGGCCGCACCTCAAAGTAG
- the smpB gene encoding SsrA-binding protein SmpB: MAAKKNKDTAGTGTIALNRQATHDYFIEERFEAGLVLQGWEIKSLRAGRAQLKESYVTLKNGEAWLLGAHVSPLASASTHVMPDPIRTRKLLLHRRELSKLIGHVERKGYTLIPLALYWKSGRAKLEIGLVRGKKQHDKRASEKERDWQREKQRIMKQR; this comes from the coding sequence ATGGCCGCAAAGAAAAACAAGGATACCGCCGGAACCGGCACCATCGCCCTTAATCGGCAAGCCACGCATGATTATTTCATCGAGGAGCGCTTCGAGGCGGGATTGGTCTTGCAGGGATGGGAGATCAAGAGCCTGCGTGCGGGAAGAGCTCAACTCAAAGAAAGTTATGTCACACTGAAAAACGGCGAAGCCTGGCTGCTCGGAGCACATGTTTCCCCCCTGGCTTCCGCCTCCACTCATGTCATGCCGGATCCCATCCGCACTCGTAAGCTGCTTTTGCATCGTCGAGAACTGAGCAAGCTGATTGGCCATGTGGAGCGCAAAGGATATACGCTGATCCCGCTCGCGTTGTATTGGAAAAGTGGGCGTGCCAAACTTGAAATCGGTTTGGTGAGAGGCAAAAAGCAGCATGACAAGCGCGCCAGTGAAAAAGAAAGGGATTGGCAGCGGGAAAAGCAGCGCATCATGAAACAGCGCTGA